The genomic window AGTATTCATTCCAAACAATTGCAAAAGTTTTCTTGCATGGTTCAAAATATGAACCATTCTTATTTACGTCATATTTAACTTCTATTTCCCAATTTTCAGCTTGTCCTTTTGTCTTAAACCCACCTTTCTTATATCGTGTACCCTTGTACATAAAAGCATTGTCATACACAACTTTCCCATTCTTTAGTTTTCTTTCTGTAATACTCATATAAAATCCTCCTTTTTAACTTCTTGAATAATGTGTTATCTTAAGTTATAATAGGAGCATAAATAAAAACGTACGCCAATATGTTTTATTTATACTCGAGCGTTCCCTAGTGCCAATAGGGGCGCTTTTTTATTTGTTTTTAAAATATTCTTCTATTTCTTTTGCATTATTAAAAACTACAGTTTCAATTTCTCTGCTATCAATTTTTGTTTGTAAATCGTTTAAATGTTCTTTCTCTTTTTGTATTTTTAAGTTTATATCTTTCATTCTTTTTTCTAGTTCTTCTATTCGTTCTTGCTTTGAATTTGATATATAGGAACCGTTATCATAAGTATAATCTTCATAATCGTATTCAATTAGCCAATGATTTAATTGAGTACTTTTATAATCAAATAGTAAATCTTCAATATGTGTGCTTGGATCTTTATTTGTAAATGAAACATTTCCACCTACTGTGTACATAGGAATATCAGCCGATAACTCTTGTGACTTGTCAATGCCATAATTTGTATAAAAATCTTCTTCTAATTGTGCTAAAAGATCTGTTAATAGAAAATCTATTTTTAAAGATTTTATATACTGTTGAAATTCATCTAACAAAGGGTAGCTATATTCTTTATGAAATGTTATAAAGTAATCTTTTATACTGTTAAAGAAATCAAGTTGTTTCTTAGTTGTTTTTAAAGAGCGTTGTAAACTATCGATTCTATCTTTATCATTATAATCTAATGGCAATAAGTCATAATCTACCATATATTTATCGTCTTCCTTGAGGTATTGAGGAATAACGTTTATACATTTTGCTAATTTTTCTAAGTTGGAGTAACTTGGTTCTGATTTGCCACTTTTATAGTTGTTTAACGTACTAATTGAGAAGTAGTAATCAGTATTTTCAGAGTCTTTGACAATATCTTCTAGTGTTCTGTTATAGAAATATTTTTCCTTTGCTATTGCTATCCTAACACGTTTAGCAAATACTGATTTATCATGTTTATTATCTTTTTCATTATTTTCTCTATCATATACTTTAAATAATGTCTCTAATGTATTAGTATAATGTAATTTCTCTTTACAATAGTTAAATATTATAGTTTTCTGTTCATATGTAAGTTTTTTTCGTAAATAAATAATATTACTAAAATAGTTATCTTTGTTTTCTATATTTCTATTTAGTAAATTTATTATATTTATTCGATCTTCTTTTGAAACAATTTGTTTAAGCTGTTTATATTCTTTATTTTTCATAATACCTCCGCTTATAGTTGATAATATAAAATATTAGATAAAAGTTGATATATACAAATATTTATATTTATCTTACAATGTAATTGTACTTGATGATGATTAAATAGTCAATAGATAATCAAGTATTGATGTCAAATAAAGTTAAGGAGGGTTAATATGAATAACAGGGACATTAGAAATCTATTAAAAGAGAAAGGTTTGTATCATTGGCAATTAGCTGATTGTTTGGGAATTAGTGAACCGACATTAACAAGAAAACTTAGAAAAGAATTATCGCAAGAAGAAAAAGAAAAAATCATCAAAGTTATTAATGAAATGGAGGCATAGAAGAATGGAAGAATTGAAGATGCTATCACAAGATGAAGTTGCTGAACTTTTAAACACAACAAGACAACATGTATCAATACTACGTGATATTGGTATCTTGAGAGCGACAAAGACTGGTAAGGGGTATATGTTTAGTCAACAAGAGATTAAGGAGTTTCAAGAGCAATACAAAGGTTATGATGTAAGTAATAAATTTAAGGCTATCGAGAGCTATAAAGCAGTAAACAACATAAATTAAATACATTGGCGTACGTTTTTATGTTGTTAGAGAAAGGAGGTTGCTTGATTTGTCAAAAGGTACATTTTTATATGATAGTATAGTTAGACAAAAGGATATTAATATAAATGCAAAAATTATTCTTTGTCAATTGATCTATCTCACACAAAGTAATGATAATGAGTCATGCAATCCTAGCTTTAACTATTTAGCACAATATTATAATATTTCAAAACGTAATGTAATAAGGACAATTGAAAAGTTGATAGAAGAAGATTATATAAGCAAAGAACCAATCTATGAAACAAATACAAAATGTAATAAATCTAATGCTTATTACATGACTGAAAAAACTTTAAATTTAATGAATGTAGATAGTGACAGAATGTCACCACGTGATGACAAAATGACACCACATGAGGTAGTGACAAACTGTCATCAGGGTAGTGACAAATTGTCCAAAGGTAGTGACAAAATGTCACCCAAAATAAATATAAATAATAATTTAAATATTAATAATACTATTATGTCAAAAGTGCCTTATCAAGAAATAGTAAATTTGTTTAATGAAGTATGTTGTAGATTGTCTAAGGTTACTAAATTAACAGATGCTAGAAAGAGAACAATTAAAGCAAGATTTAACGAATATGACCAAGATATAGAAGTATTTAAAACTCTATTCAATAAAACAAATGAGAGCGATTTTCTATGTGGTGTAAATCAAAACAAATGGAAATCTAATTTTGATTGGCTATTAAAACAAAACAATATGGCTAAGGTATTAGAAGACAGGTATAAAAATAAAAATGAAAAACAAAATAAATTAATTGAAAGAGAGGTTATAGATTATGAACCAATTGAACCAGAGTTCAGAGATGATCAAATTAAATTTTAATGAAGTAAGTAGAAAGTTAGTGAGACAATGTTCAACATGTGGCGAATATATATACCATGTTACACGTACTGATGGCAAGGAATTTAATACTGAATGTCGTTGTATTGAAAGAGTAAGAGATATTGAAGAAATGGAAAGAATGAAAAATGATAAAACTACAATCATTGAGTATAATAAACAACATTGTGGCTTTACCAAAAGAGATATAGAAGATGTTAATGCTACTTTTAGAACATCAAAAGGCAACATTAAAGCATATAATACATTAATTAGCTATGCTAATGCTTTTAGTGATGATACATCTTTAGGTTTCTATATCTACGGAAATGTTGGAGTAGGAAAAAGTTTGCTTGCTAAAAAGGTGATGAAGATATTATTGTCTAATGGATATAGCACATATATAACAAATATTATTCAGCTGATGAAAGATATAAAAAGTGAGGTTCCAAAGTTTAAAAGTGATACATTGAGAAAGTGTCAAGAAGTTGATCTATTAGTGATTGATGATATTGGAACAGAAAAGCCAACTGATTTTGATATGGAACAAATGTTTTTAATCATCAATAGCAGATATGAGAATAAAAAACCTATAATATTTACATCAAATTGCAAGTTAGATGATATAGTACAAAAATATGATATGTTTGGTAGAATATACTCACGTATAGTAGGCACAACACAATTCTTAGAAATTGTTGATAATGACAATAGAGTGCATAAACAGTAATATTTTACATAGTGATAGAACCTTACAAAACCTTACTTTTTCATTTATGTAGCAACTAGACAAAACCCAACATTTTAATGTTATGAAGTCGAGCTAAGTCGAGGATAAAATATTTAACACCGAAGTAACACTGAGAAATTGATGTTTTAGATTGGAGAAGCAATATATGTTGATGTATATTTATGAATAGAAAAGATAAAATAGCTTATCTAGAACGATATAAAAAATTAAAAGATAAATTCGAGTATTTGGATAATAAATTGAAAGATCCTGATACATTTAATTATCATCATGTTAAGACAACAGTACATCAAAGTCTTGAAGAAAGAATATATGAGCGTGATAAGGCATATGAAGATATGATATATGCTCATATAGAAATTAACAGATTGGTTGAACATGATTTGTTATTGGGCTATAAGTATACAACGGATATGTATGATTATGAGATTGCTAAAATGCTAGGTATAACAATGAAACAATTTAATAGGCAATTAAGAGAGTCGTTGGACAGACTAGAAATTAAATGATTAAAAGTGAGTAGAATTGTATGAAATCGTTAATAAAAATACGAGAAAAGTTGAACATAAAAAAGAATGATTTAATTCAATATTTAGATATTTTAGAGTCTCCAAAAAGAGGACGGTTTAAAATTGAGCTATCCTAAACCAATCGAAAAATTGGTTCGCTTGCTTTCCAAAAAAGGAAAGGGAAAAATTACCCAATCATATTCTAAACGAATGATAATTCACTTCGTTAGATTTCTAAAATTTTAGAAAACGTATTATTGCTTTCTCAAAATTGAGTAACCAATGAACCTAAAAGCACATAGGTTATAGTCATTATTAACTAAGAGTCGCATAACACAACATTAGCAATACTTGAGGTGTGAAAGTTTTAGCACCCTAAACAATACTTAGGGCGGGAATACTCATTCTCTCATTCATTAGAAATGATATGGGGTCTTGAAAGCACCTACCCCTTTGAATAAAATTATCTATAAAGCTTACTAAAAATTTAGTAAGTAATAATTGAAATGTTTATAGGGCTTTCGCTCGATTTTGAGTAAAAGTACATTTTTTTAATCGATTTACAATGAATGAAAGTGTATAATATAAAAAGGGGTTAAGATGTATGGTAATTAAAATAAAAGATAGTGATAAATTAAGTACCAATATGATAATGAATATTAGAGTGCAATATCTTATTAAGAAAAAGAGAGTTCATTTGATTATAAAATATTGTATACTACTTATAATAGGTATGCTAAATTGTTTTATGTATCAAAAGTTAAGTTCGGTAATGTTTGTTTTAGATTCTAATTCTGTTTTTTCAACAATTTCAATTACTGTTAGTTTAACAGCATTTGCTTTCTCTTACTTAATATATCAGTATCAGATTATTGATTTATTAGATAAAGAATTATATGAGCTATGTACAGATTTATATAAAAAAGACGCTTTATATTCAAACGGTGAAGAATTTTATTTAAAAAGAATATTGGATATAAAAGTAAAAAAAGATAAAAAATAATGTATACTTTTTGAGAAGTTCACACAAAAAGATTGCAACTAATTTATCATAATAATGAATTCCAAAATTTTAGAAAGAGTATTATTGTCTGCTTAAAATTGAAATATCAATATAGTTGGGCAACTCAAAATGTAATATACTTAAAAGTACATAATATGTGAAAAAAGAACCTAAGATGCTAAATCTTAAGTTCTTTTAAATTGGCTCAAATTTCAATTCTAAGAGACTTTTATATAAATTGGTATAAATGTTCATGATTATATAGTTACATTTGTAAGGTGTTGAAATTTGATGGTTTATATATAATTGTAATGTCTTGCATTGGAATTCTATTGTAAAATAAAAGAATAGCATATAACATGCTATTCTTTATCAAGAAAATATTTTCTTAATTCATTAGATAATTCTTGAAATTCTTGATCTTCTTTTGATAAATCATAATCACTCATTGTTTTAGCGTACATTTCGCTTAAATCTTGATCTAGTGCACCTGATAAAGGATAAGTTTTGTGATTTAAACAATATAGCAAAGCAAGTAATTTTTTTGTATATTCTTCCATGTTATCCATTTTTTTACCTCTTTTTAGATTAATGGGATTAAGTAATTTAGTAATATCTATTAATCTATTATTTTATTAAATTTAATAGTACCTTTAAAAATGTTAATTTCATATTGTTTTAAATAAACATATTGTCCATCATTGCTGATAAATTCTTTCATTCTCATTAAATCTGTTGTTGGATTATGTAATGTACATTCAAAAGATAAATTATAAGCCTCAACGATATCTCCAATATATCCGAATAATATTGATGTAATCAAATAGTGTGATTTTTGTTTAATTAAATCATGATAATCATCTTTTCTAATCATTAACTGATTAAGTGTTAACGTTTCTTGACCATATGGATATGGGTAGTGAGTCAATAATTCAATTAATTGATTATTGCTTAAAGAATTAATTTCTAAATGAACATCTTTTTCAATATTGTTATTTTTATTTTTCATTTGTATTTTATAAGCCATTTTTACTTTTGTAAACATCTTATCCCTCCGTATAATTTTCCTTTTTATTCTTTACTTGTGATATCTTTTTTGTCAAATTCAATAATAATCTTGTCTGTTCCTTTATCAGCAAAACATAGTTTAGTATCTGTTAATTCAGCTAATTTGATAAGATCATCACTTGTAAATGAGTCTCTAGCATATTTAGTTGTTAATGCTTGAGGTTTAGACAATCCTAATGCATTTGTTAATTCAATGCTTTTTTTATTTTTTAATGATAATAATGCTTTTATTTTATTTGATTTAACCACAATATCACCTCCATATATAACATTGTATCATAAATCATAATGAATTAAATAGAAATATAAATAGATTATAATAAAATCATATTAATTTATACAAATATATTGAAAAATAAATCAATTTGATTTATACTGTTGGTGTAAGATAAATAAATCTTACAAGAACGGGGCTTATTTCTTATACAACTGAATATAAAAATGAAAGGAATTTAGCGATGACTATGAAAGAGGTGTTAGTCTTGGTTATAGATTTAATAAAACCAAACGAACACATGACATTGGAAAAGATAGTCATAGATAAAGAAAAGGTCATTATTACATTTAAAAGATAATGACCAACAGAAATAAAAAAGGCAAGTTACTCCGCTAAAAGTCACTTGCTTGCCTCGTTCTCTATTATAATGATTTAAAAGATAAAATCAAGGTGGAGGCGATAATAAAAATAACAATTTAAGAAATTAATCTTATTCTAGTCATTATAAGTATGTTTGAATTATTTATATCTTTATTCATTAAGTACAAAGATATTAATTAAAAGAAGTGTCCCTATCAATAATAAGGACACCTTAAGGTTATTTACTGCTACCAACAGTATTTAACCTAAGTGTTATAAAAACACCTCTACAAAGTAGATTATAACACTCCTATCAAAAAAATGAAAGAGAGAAAATGTTATGAGTATTTATGAATTTAATCAATTGTTATTAATAGATAGTGTGTTTGAATTATTTGTTATATTAGCACTGTTAGGTATGAAGAGAGGTAAAAGATGATAAGCAGAATTTCTGATATATGGTTAGAAGAATTAGGAAAAACTACCATTCCAGGTATTCCAAATTACATTACAACTATCAAACGAATACCAGAATTTTTTAACGAAGAAAATTTATTAATGTGTATGATCTTAGCTTTTAATTTTGGAGAATTAAGAGGTAGAGAATGTGAAAGAGATCTCATTAAGCGAAATGCTTCAGCTTGTTTTTATAATATGCGTTCTTATGCAGATGCACATAATGGTGAATTGCCTAATAGTCAAGAAGACTTAAAAAAGTGGGTACATCACCATGATTAAGATACAACAAGCACCAATTAGTTTTATTTATAACCCTAAGGGTACAAACAGTTTCCTTGTATGTTATGCTCCTGAAGATGATAAAATCGAAGTATTTAGAAGAGCTTATCAATATGTTAAATATTCTTTGAAAAAGAAAGGTGAGAAAAATGAATGATATAAAAAAAGAAGAAGTCGAGAAATTGTATTATCAATGGGTAAATGAAAATATAAATAACACATATGAAGAAAAAGAGTCATTATCAAAAATAGATTATTTAGTTCAACAAAACTTAAATAGTATATTATCAAAGAGGTTTCTGGATGATCTGGCAGATGTTCTTATAGAATGTTGTGCATCAAGTGAACGATTAGGGTTTATTTATGGTTTTGACAAAGCGTCACGACTTATATTAGGTAAAGTTGTTAAATGACAGAAAAAGAAAGGGTTATCTTAAAACACTGATAGTTCTCTAATGCTTATGTAAGTTTAACCAATAGTGATCATACGCTTAATTGTGAAAGATGAGATAATATTAATATGGGAATATCTGAAATATTAAAAGAGATTAAAGAAATTAGAAAAGTTGAATGTAATTATTTATACAAACACTTACTTATTGTTAGTAGGTGTTTTTTTTTATAAAAATGACAGTTGAGTATGTTATACTTGATTTAAGAGGTGATATTAATGGAAGAATGGCAAAAGCAATTTTATGATAATTATGTCAATAATAAATTAAATGATGCAGAATCTTTACTGTGTAAAAATATGCCAAGTTCATTTATTAAATTTTATCCTGGTATATCAGATAAAAACAAGAATTACTCATTAAAAGCACTTAAAGATGAAACTTTGTGGATGTCATCACCAAATGAATTTAATGATCCTTTTGATTGTCCAATGTGCATTGGAGAAGAAAATATTATTAATCAGATACTTGAATACTTAGAAAATTGTGGTATCAATAAATTTAAAGAGCAACTCTTAAATAATATTAGTAAAGATATGAAAACTAAATCTGAGATAGCATCAATGATTTTTAACAAACAATTAAAAGATATACGAGAACAATTATTTATTAGTTGTTTAACAGATATAAATAATTTAAAGTCTTCTGTTATGTGGGCACATTATGCAAATAATCATAGAGGTTTTTGTATAGAATATGACTCAAAAAAATTGAAAGAGTTGAATTATGTTTACATTCCAATTAAATATAGCACTTTATTTGAACCAAGTTGGATGTATTCATTTCATAATTCAATAAAAAAATTGATATTTAACTCTATATATGTAAAGTCAAATGAGTGGGGGTATGAAAAAGAGTGGAGATTTCATGATATTAATGAAAAGTATAAGAATCAAAAAGGTTATACAATTAAGGTTCAAGGAACAATCAAAAATGTTTATTTAGGATATAGAGTTGATAAACAATTGGAAAAAGAAATAATAGAAATATGTAGGAAGAAAAAAATAAATGTTTATAAAATGAAAATGAAAAATAACTCATTTCAATTACAATGTGAGCTTATTGAAGATAAAAAAGATAGTAAGTAAATTTACTATCTTTTATGGGGTAATTTTGGGGTAATTCTATTTAACTTAAGATAACACTTTTTAACACAAAATTTTAAAATCTTAATAAATATTGCATAAAACAACTCAAATTAACCTCTATTTACTTATTTCATTTTTTACATCAATAAGAATGAAATATGTACAAATTCATTTTATTTTATAGTATAATGATATCTTGTGGAGGTTGAGATTGCTATGTATAATCAATATCGAGAAGGATGGCTAGAAGTTATTTGTGGATGTATGTTTGCAGGAAAAACTGAGGAACTGATTAGACGCATTAATGTCCTTTCTTTTGCTAAGAAAAATATAATTGTTTTTAAACCAAAAATTGATAATCGTTATTCAGAAACTGAAATTGTTTCTCATGCAGGAACCAGAGTTCCTTGTATTGTTGTAGAAAATTCAAAGGAAATATTAAAATATATTAAACCTAATACAGATGTTGTTGCGATTGATGAAGTGCAATTCTTTGATCAGGATATTGTAGATGTATGTGAATATCTAGCTGATAAAGGTTTACGTGTAATGGTTGCAGGATTAGATAAAGATTTTAGAGGTGAACCTTTTGGTGTGTTGCCAGAATTATTGACACGTGCTGAATTTGTAACTAAACTAACTGCTGTTTGTGCAAAATGTGGAGCACCAGCAACACGTACACAAAGACTTGTCAATGGTAAGCCAGCTTCTTTTGAGGACCCAATAGTATTAGTAGGAGCTGTTGAACATTATGAGCCAAGATGTCGACATTGCCATGAAATTTTAAATAAACCACATAAATTTTAAAAGTTCATAATCAAGACATATTTATCGTTTATATTAATAGATGTCGAAAGACAAATACGATAGTATTGATTCCCCTCAAATCTATCATATATCCCTAAGAAAGAGATGCCTCCCCAAAGCATCTCTTTCATTTTGTATAAATGTATATTTTTAAATAATAAAGTGATAATAAATAAGGTGAGAATATGAGACTATGGCATCAGAATTTAATCAATAAATTACCATCGCAACAATTGTTAGGCCAACATCGAGAAATCTGTGCATTACGTGGATTAGCTTGGAACAAGAGACATCGTATAGTGAATTATGTATTTGAACATCCATATGAATATTTATTTGCATTTCATTTATTGGTTATTGCTGAAATGGAAGAGAGAGGATATCATGTGGATGAGTTATGGAAAGATATAAGGTATCGTGGAAAAAGAGTTGGTTATGATGAATCATTGCTAAATAAGGATGTGGTTGTCATTAAAACACCTATTTATTGTGAACATAATGAAGACTATTTGAAGGAATGTATTATGAATTTACATCAAAAGGGTGTCGATATTTGAAGATGAAATTCACAACAATTCCAAATAATGTTCATATATCGTTCATATTGACAAGGTATATTAAAGGTGTAAAGATAATAGAATTCATAAAAACTCCCTTTAAAATATGTATTCTAAGGAAGAACTGGATATTCATTCAGTTCTTCTTTTCGTTATAATTAAAATTCAGTATAATAGATTTGTGAGGTAAAAATATGAATTATAATATTGAAAGTTATACAGGTCCATATATTCAAAAAACAAATAATCATTTATATATTGCTCCATCTCCTTCTTTAAAAAGTATTGTTGCTCATTATACAATTACTTTTTCTAATGAACAAAATACCATTCCTGAAGGCAGTGTATTGAATCTTATACCAGATGTAAGTGGCTGTTTTGTATTTAAGTTTTTTGATCAGTTAAGTATTAAAGTATGGGGACCAACGACAAAGGTTGTGACTGTGCCTAATGATCTTAATACTTTTCCTTGTCGCTTCTTTGTGGAATTTTTGCCAGGAGGATTATATCGTATTTTAGGTCAATCTGTTGGACAATTGTTAGATTTGAAAAAGGAATTAGTAGAAATCAATGCACTAGTTTATCAGGAAATTGTACAAGAAATATCACATTTTCAGACTTTTGATGAAATCGTTCCTTTCATTGATCAAATATTATGTAGAGAAATGAAGAAACACTCTATTCATAAAGAAATATATCAGTGGATAGAAAAAGTTCATTTATCATCAGAAGATATATCAATGCAACAAATTGCTCAAAATCTTCATATGAGTGAAAGACAAATCAATCGTTATTTTCATAAATATATTGGTATGAGTATGAAAAAGTTTTCTAAGATTATTAATGTTAATCGTTTGATTCAAGAGATTTCAGACAAGAAATTATTAGATTTAGCATATGATTATGAATATTTTGATCAAGCTCATTTTAATCATGTTTTTAAAGAAATATGTGAAACAACACCTTCACATTATCTTGAGAATATGTCCGATTTTTACAATGAATTATATAAATTTTAATTATAATAAAATGTAAGGAGGACAATATATGGTAGAGTCAAGATGTGGTATTTTATGTAGTCAATGTGAATATAAAGAATCAATGGGATGCTTAGGATGTTTGAATATAAGTCAACCATTTTGGGGTGAACAATGTGTGATTAAAGATTCTTGTGAAAGTAAAGGATATCAACATTGTGGAGAATGTGATACTTTTCCATGTGCGTCATTAAAAGCTTTTGCTTATGATGAAAAACAAGGTGATAATGGTTTAAGAATTGAACAATGTAAAAAATGGGGGAAGGAATAAAATGAAGTATTGTGGAAGTTTATATGTTATTGATGATGCACAAAGAACAAAACAATTTTATAAAGATCTTTTTGGTTTAAGAGTCATTCAGGATTTTGGAGCGAATTTTGTCATGACTGGTGGTATTTCTTTTCAAACAAGAGATAGCTGGAAAACATTTATTCATAAAGAAAATGAAGATATCGTTTATGGTGGGTGTGATGGAGAAATTTATTTTGAAACTGATGATATGGATGGATTTGTAGAATTGTTAAAAAATTATGATGATATTCAATATGTTCATCCTTTGCAAACTCATGATTGGGGTCAAAGAGGAATTCGTTTTTATGATCCAGATCATCATATTATTGAAGTTGGTGAAAAATTGAGTTGTGTTGTCAAACGTTTTTATCAAGAAGGTATGAGTGTTGATGAGATTTCAAAGAAAACAATGTTATCAGCAAAAATAGTAGAGAGATTAATGAAAAAATAAAGGACGCTTTTATCATGAAATATTGATAAAAGTTTTTTTGTTTGTAAAAGAATATGTTATACTAATGAATATAAGGAAGTGGTTAAATGAGTTGCATAATTAGAATTCATGAAGCGAGACCGATATTAACAGATACTGAAATTGAAATTGCAGATTTTATATTAGAAAACAAGTTTGACATTGTTAATGATTCAACACAAACATTAGCGCTAAAAACCAAAACGTCACCAGCTGCTATTATTCGCTTTTCAAAAAAAATAGGATTTTCAGGGTTTTCGCAATTAAAAATAGAATTAGCTAAAGATTTGTCTAACGATTCCATGGAATTTGATAATTTATTAGATCCTCATGAAAATATAGATTCTTTAATAAAAAAAGCATATCATTCAAATATTCAAACAATTGAAA from Candidatus Stoquefichus sp. SB1 includes these protein-coding regions:
- a CDS encoding ATP-binding protein, with translation MNQLNQSSEMIKLNFNEVSRKLVRQCSTCGEYIYHVTRTDGKEFNTECRCIERVRDIEEMERMKNDKTTIIEYNKQHCGFTKRDIEDVNATFRTSKGNIKAYNTLISYANAFSDDTSLGFYIYGNVGVGKSLLAKKVMKILLSNGYSTYITNIIQLMKDIKSEVPKFKSDTLRKCQEVDLLVIDDIGTEKPTDFDMEQMFLIINSRYENKKPIIFTSNCKLDDIVQKYDMFGRIYSRIVGTTQFLEIVDNDNRVHKQ
- a CDS encoding VOC family protein; this encodes MKYCGSLYVIDDAQRTKQFYKDLFGLRVIQDFGANFVMTGGISFQTRDSWKTFIHKENEDIVYGGCDGEIYFETDDMDGFVELLKNYDDIQYVHPLQTHDWGQRGIRFYDPDHHIIEVGEKLSCVVKRFYQEGMSVDEISKKTMLSAKIVERLMKK
- a CDS encoding helix-turn-helix domain-containing protein; translated protein: MVKSNKIKALLSLKNKKSIELTNALGLSKPQALTTKYARDSFTSDDLIKLAELTDTKLCFADKGTDKIIIEFDKKDITSKE
- a CDS encoding DUF3795 domain-containing protein; translated protein: MVESRCGILCSQCEYKESMGCLGCLNISQPFWGEQCVIKDSCESKGYQHCGECDTFPCASLKAFAYDEKQGDNGLRIEQCKKWGKE
- a CDS encoding helix-turn-helix domain-containing protein — protein: MKNKEYKQLKQIVSKEDRINIINLLNRNIENKDNYFSNIIYLRKKLTYEQKTIIFNYCKEKLHYTNTLETLFKVYDRENNEKDNKHDKSVFAKRVRIAIAKEKYFYNRTLEDIVKDSENTDYYFSISTLNNYKSGKSEPSYSNLEKLAKCINVIPQYLKEDDKYMVDYDLLPLDYNDKDRIDSLQRSLKTTKKQLDFFNSIKDYFITFHKEYSYPLLDEFQQYIKSLKIDFLLTDLLAQLEEDFYTNYGIDKSQELSADIPMYTVGGNVSFTNKDPSTHIEDLLFDYKSTQLNHWLIEYDYEDYTYDNGSYISNSKQERIEELEKRMKDINLKIQKEKEHLNDLQTKIDSREIETVVFNNAKEIEEYFKNK
- a CDS encoding helix-turn-helix domain-containing protein, yielding MNYNIESYTGPYIQKTNNHLYIAPSPSLKSIVAHYTITFSNEQNTIPEGSVLNLIPDVSGCFVFKFFDQLSIKVWGPTTKVVTVPNDLNTFPCRFFVEFLPGGLYRILGQSVGQLLDLKKELVEINALVYQEIVQEISHFQTFDEIVPFIDQILCREMKKHSIHKEIYQWIEKVHLSSEDISMQQIAQNLHMSERQINRYFHKYIGMSMKKFSKIINVNRLIQEISDKKLLDLAYDYEYFDQAHFNHVFKEICETTPSHYLENMSDFYNELYKF
- a CDS encoding thymidine kinase; the encoded protein is MYNQYREGWLEVICGCMFAGKTEELIRRINVLSFAKKNIIVFKPKIDNRYSETEIVSHAGTRVPCIVVENSKEILKYIKPNTDVVAIDEVQFFDQDIVDVCEYLADKGLRVMVAGLDKDFRGEPFGVLPELLTRAEFVTKLTAVCAKCGAPATRTQRLVNGKPASFEDPIVLVGAVEHYEPRCRHCHEILNKPHKF
- a CDS encoding helix-turn-helix domain-containing protein — its product is MSKGTFLYDSIVRQKDININAKIILCQLIYLTQSNDNESCNPSFNYLAQYYNISKRNVIRTIEKLIEEDYISKEPIYETNTKCNKSNAYYMTEKTLNLMNVDSDRMSPRDDKMTPHEVVTNCHQGSDKLSKGSDKMSPKININNNLNINNTIMSKVPYQEIVNLFNEVCCRLSKVTKLTDARKRTIKARFNEYDQDIEVFKTLFNKTNESDFLCGVNQNKWKSNFDWLLKQNNMAKVLEDRYKNKNEKQNKLIEREVIDYEPIEPEFRDDQIKF
- a CDS encoding helix-turn-helix domain-containing protein; the protein is MEELKMLSQDEVAELLNTTRQHVSILRDIGILRATKTGKGYMFSQQEIKEFQEQYKGYDVSNKFKAIESYKAVNNIN
- a CDS encoding DUF2971 domain-containing protein, whose protein sequence is MEEWQKQFYDNYVNNKLNDAESLLCKNMPSSFIKFYPGISDKNKNYSLKALKDETLWMSSPNEFNDPFDCPMCIGEENIINQILEYLENCGINKFKEQLLNNISKDMKTKSEIASMIFNKQLKDIREQLFISCLTDINNLKSSVMWAHYANNHRGFCIEYDSKKLKELNYVYIPIKYSTLFEPSWMYSFHNSIKKLIFNSIYVKSNEWGYEKEWRFHDINEKYKNQKGYTIKVQGTIKNVYLGYRVDKQLEKEIIEICRKKKINVYKMKMKNNSFQLQCELIEDKKDSK
- a CDS encoding TIGR02328 family protein, giving the protein MRLWHQNLINKLPSQQLLGQHREICALRGLAWNKRHRIVNYVFEHPYEYLFAFHLLVIAEMEERGYHVDELWKDIRYRGKRVGYDESLLNKDVVVIKTPIYCEHNEDYLKECIMNLHQKGVDI